A single genomic interval of Zingiber officinale cultivar Zhangliang chromosome 4A, Zo_v1.1, whole genome shotgun sequence harbors:
- the LOC121970853 gene encoding protein ULTRAPETALA 1-like, producing the protein MASDQGKDASFLFADEELAEMSGFNRGADFVEVLCGCTSHRYGDAVGRLKVFASGDLEISCDCTPGCQEDKLTPAAFEKHSGRETARKWKSNVWIIVKGDKVPLSKTVLLKYYNLASKGANGSHKGPNGRLCHRDEFICCKRCNKERRFRLRTNEECRSYHDAVRNATWECSNLTFDRITCDDEEERASRKVLRGCSRSPSCKGCTTCVCFGCEICRFSDCSCQTCVDFTSNSKS; encoded by the exons atggccAGTGATCAGGGAAAAGATGCCTCCTTTTTGTTTGCCGACGAGGAATTGGCCGAGATGAGCGGGTTTAATAGAGGCGCCGACTTCGTCGAGGTGCTGTGCGGGTGCACGAGCCACCGGTACGGCGATGCTGTAGGGCGGCTTAAGGTTTTCGCCTCCGGCGATCTCGAGATCAGCTGCGATTGCACGCCCGGTTGTCAGGAAG ATAAGTTGACACCGGCTGCTTTTGAGAAGCATTCTGGGAGGGAGACTGCGAGGAAATGGAAAAGCAATGTGTGGATCATAGTCAAAGGAGACAAGGTTCCACTTTCAAAGACAGTGTTGCTTAAATACTATAATCTGGCATCGAAAGGTGCTAATGGCTCTCACAAAGGCCCCAATGGACGGCTGTGTCACCGTGATGAATTCATTTGCTGCAAGAGATGTAACAAGGAGCGTAGATTTCGCTTGCGTACTAACGAGGAATGCCGCAGTTATCATGATGCTGTGAGAAATGCAACCTGGGAATGTTCTAATTTGACATTTGACAG GATCACCTGCGATGATGAAGAGGAGCGAGCAAGTCGTAAAGTTCTGCGGGGATGCTCGCGATCTCCGTCCTGCAAGGGGTGCACAACATGTGTTTGCTTTGGATGCGAGATATGCCGTTTCTCAGATTGCAGCTGTCAGACCTGTGTTGATTTCACTAGCAATTCTAAAAGCTAA
- the LOC121970847 gene encoding cell number regulator 5-like, with product MGSVGVLTAAADQKLAVAETEEEEVEQGREIHAVLDFDMLCATVALQTQGFSAGRTRWKESAAEEAEEEGLKFGGVQRMWEGDVMDCFDDRRIAIEAACFPCYRFGKNMQRANLGSLFLQAAVHCIFILAALVNFIAFGITNQYIYVFMGIASSISAGLYLSYFRIKIKRQFNIRGSDSLDDCVNHLICPCCTLSQESRTLEMNNVQNGVWHGRGDTICLVSSGEGSNAFPGISKPPLHCSMERVSAGSQHSWNTDTTQSEQLVPPDQFGQNG from the exons ATGGGATCGGTTGGGGTGCTGACGGCGGCGGCGGACCAGAAGCTGGCGGTGGCGGAGACAGAGGAAGAGGAGGTTGAACAAGGGAGGGAGATACACGCGGTGCTGGATTTCGACATGCTTTGTGCCACCGTCGCCCTCCAGACGCAGGGGTTCTCCGCGGGGAGGACGCGCTGGAAAGAGTCGGCGGCGGAAGAGGCCGAGGAGGAAGGCCTGAAGTTTGGGGGCGTGCAGAGGATGTGGGAGGGCGACGTCATGGATTGCTTCGACGACCGGCGAATCGCCATCGAGGCCGCATG TTTCCCATGTTATAGATTTGGGAAGAACATGCAGAGGGCCAACTTAGGGTCTTTGTTTCTTCAG GCCGCGGTGCATTGTATCTTTATACTAGCTGCATTGGTCAATTTCATTGCATTCGGTATCACCAACCAGTATATCTATGTATTTATGGGAATTGCTTCTAGCATCTCAGCAGGGCTGTACTTGAGTTACTTTCGTATCAAGATAAAGAGGCAATTTAACATAAGA GGAAGTGACTCTCTAGATGATTGTGTCAACCATCTCATCTGCCCCTGTTGTACATTGTCCCAG GAATCAAGAACGTTGGAAATGAACAATGTTCAGAATGGTGTATGGCATGGTAGAGGCGACACAATATGCTTAGTGAGCAGCGGTGAAGGAAGCAACGCATTCCCAGGTATCTCGAAGCCGCCTCTCCATTGCAGCATGGAGAGGGTATCAGCCGGCAGCCAGCATTCGTGGAACACAGACACAACTCAATCCGAACAGCTAGTCCCGCCCGACCAATTCGGTCAGAATGGCTGA
- the LOC121970855 gene encoding putative transferase At4g12130, mitochondrial, which produces MSPLRGPAHLRTALSASFRRRFHAQAPPGGGLDESGPLACRLESRSVVRFRGPDTLKFLQGLLTNDVRRLGAADPPGSGGSSSDTSASFIPTQNLDFRPPPPLYAALLTPQGRFLYDLFLYRPPRADEKLDRTGSGPGSDDSGEPFTLMADVDSAFVDELLDCFKKYRLRSKVEIDNVAKEYFCWQRFGSNRLTKVPSAQEPETASVGWGKGIDHTAISSTQGNDVGWQWFKDPRLDHLGFRGIFPSNSIPPLVEADKEVGEQHYLIWRYQKGIPEGSYEIPKGEAVPLEYNLVGLNAISFDKGCYVGQELVARTHHRGVIRKRLFPLKFLNDKGEELQQAVSPNSEIKDGESNKKVGAVTAALGCHGLGLVRLEEALKQSSNLCIKDKEEVSVKIIKPDWWPIEWMQLEEQQSAAA; this is translated from the exons ATGTCTCCCCTCCGCGGCCCCGCGCATCTCCGCACTGCCCTCTCCGCCTCCTTCCGTCGGCGCTTCCACGCGCAGGCCCCGCCGGGAGGCGGCCTGGACGAGTCCGGTCCCTTGGCGTGCCGTCTCGAATCCCGCTCCGTCGTCCGCTTCCGAGGCCCCGACACGCTTAAGTTCCTCCAGGGCCTCCTCACCAACGACGTCCGCCGCCTGGGCGCCGCAGATCCTCCCGGCTCCGGAGGAAGCAGCAGCGACACTTCGGCTTCGTTTATCCCAACTCAGAATCTCGACTTCCGTCCCCCGCCGCCGCTCTATGCCGCGCTGCTCACCCCCCAGGGTAGATTCttgtacgatctcttcctctacCGTCCTCCACGGGCGGATGAGAAGCTCGATCGAACCGGATCGGGGCCTGGGTCGGACGATTCGGGAGAGCCGTTCACTTTGATGGCCGATGTCGATTCTGCCTTCGTGGATGAGCTTCTCGATTGCTTCAAGAA GTATCGCTTGAGATCAAAGGTTGAGATAGATAATGTAGCTAAGGAATACTTTTGTTGGCAACGATTTGGCAGCAACCGCTTAACCAAAGTGCCATCAGCCCAAGAACCTGAAACTGCATCAGTTGGCTGGGGAAAAGGGATTGATCACACTGCGATATCTTCTACACAAGGAAATGatgttggttggcaatggttCAAGGATCCTAGACTGGACCATCTTGGATTTAGAGGAATTTTTCCTTCTAATTCAATCC CACCTCTAGTTGAGGCTGATAAGGAAGTTGGTGAACAGCATTATCTTATATGGAGATATCAGAAAGGAATTCCAGAAGGTTCATATGAGATTCCAAAAG GCGAGGCAGTACCTCTGGAGTACAATCTTGTGGGATTGAATGCTATCTCCTTTGATAAAGGATGCTATGTAGGACAGGAGCTTGTTGCTCGGACACATCATCGAGGTGTCATTCGCAAGCGATTGTTTCCACTCAAGTTTCTCAATGACAAAGGAGAAG AGCTACAGCAGGCAGTATCTCCAAATTCAGAAATAAAAGATGGTGAATCCAATAAAAAAGTCGGGGCTGTGACGGCTGCTCTTGGATGTCACGGTCTGGGCTTGGTGAGACTAGAGGAGGCCCTCAAGCAGTCATCTAATCTATGCATCAAAGACAAAGAAGAAGTGAGCGTTAAGATCATCAAGCCTGACTGGTGGCCAATTGAATGGATGCAACTGGAAGAACAACAAAGTGCTGCTGCTTAG
- the LOC121970846 gene encoding sphingosine kinase 1-like, with product MTGSEESAVEETTTEWIRIDGVASWARLEADGTLLWSAGAGERRLRLESDVLGLAIRGSWITVRAFEGTSEGGCCGVVGGAGGRRRARRDYVLQMADEAAARRWSDRINEFLGSLGRPKKLCVVLNPFSGKKSARKIFQNEIKPLLEAAGVLFDLKETERQNHAHEIAYKLDILQYDGIVCVSGDGILVEIVNGLLNRKDWGTAIKVPLGVIPAGTGNGMSKSLLDSADDLCTVPNATFTIIRGHRRALDVATILQNEKKSFNVLSLTWGLVADIDIESERYRWMGSARMDLYALFRVLNLRKYNGHIHFIPAPGFEAYGDPVIHVDDCKCEVLLSKWSKGGNDNTEQCKYMGPEVAMERMEWRSIDGPFISVLVHNVPFSGEDYMPAPKAEFADGYLDVIIVKDSPKSGLLEMMLSMSDGSYIKSPYILYFKVKALRLQPSSRVGQPTQGGIIDSDGEVIAGGDQPESCLMAYGPPIQMTVDKGLATIFSPK from the exons ATGACGGGGAGCGAGGAGAGTGCCGTGGAAGAAACGACCACGGAGTGGATCCGGATCGACGGGGTAGCATCGTGGGCGAGATTGGAGGCTGACGGGACGCTTCTCTGGAGCGCTGGAGCTGGCGAGCGGCGGCTACGCTTGGAGTCGGATGTCCTCGGATTGGCGATCCGTGGATCCTGGATCACGGTTAGGGCATTCGAAGGGACGAGCGAGGGCGGGTGCTGCGGTGTGGTTGGTGGGGCCGGCGGGAGGAGGAGGGCGAGGAGGGACTACGTGCTGCAGATGGCCGACGAGGCGGCGGCTCGGCGGTGGAGCGATCGGATAAATGAATTTTTAGGATCTCTCG GAAGGCCAAAGAAACTCTGTGTTGTTTTAAACCCATTCTCTGGGAAGAAATCTGCAAGAAAGATATTCCAAAATGAGATTAAGCCACTTCTTGAAGCTGCTGGTGTCCTTTTTGACTTAAAAG AGACTGAACGCCAGAATCATGCTCACGAAATTGCATATAAGTTGGACATTTTACAATATGATGGCATTGTTTGTGTCAGTGGTGATGGCATCCTGGTGGAG ATAGTCAATGGTTTGCTCAATAGAAAAGACTGGGGTACTGCAATTAAGGTACCTCTTGGGGTAATTCCTGCAG GTACAGGAAATGGCATGTCTAAATCACTTCTGGATTCAGCTGATGACTTGTGCACGGTCCCTAATGCTACATTTACAATAATAAGAG GTCACAGACGTGCTTTGGATGTTGCTACTATCTTACAAAATGAAAAGAAGTCTTTCAATGTTTTGTCACTAACTTGGG GTTTAGTCGCTGATATTGATATTGAGTCTGAGAGGTATCGGTGGATGGGAAGTGCTCGGATGGATTTATAT GCTCTTTTCCGAGTTCTGAACTTGCGGAAATATAATGGGCATATCCATTTTATTCCTGCACCTGGATTTGAAGCATATGGCGATCCAGTAATTCATGTTGATGACTGTAAGTGTGAAGTTTTACTGTCTAAATGGAGCAAAGGAGGTAACGATAACACAGAGCAATGTAAATATATGGGCCCAGAAGTAGCTATGGAAAGAATGGAATGGAGGTCTATTGACGGACCATTTATTTCAGTTTTGGTCCACAATGTACCTTTTTCTGGTGAAGATTATATGCCAGCACCCAAGGCAGAG TTCGCAGATGGCTACTTGGATGTAATCATAGTTAAGGATTCTCCGAAATCAGGACTTCTAGAAATGATGCTATCAATGAGCGATGGAAGTTACATTAAGTCACCATACATATTGTATTTCAAG GTCAAAGCACTTAGGTTACAGCCAAGTAGCCGAGTAGGGCAGCCTACCCAGGGTGGCATCATCGACTCCGACGGAGAGGTCATTGCCGGAGGAGATCAACCAGAGAGTTGCTTGATGGCTTACGGTCCTCCCATTCAGATGACAGTGGACAAGGGCTTGGCAACTATATTCTCTCCTAAGTAA
- the LOC121970854 gene encoding probable leucine-rich repeat receptor-like protein kinase At5g63930, with translation MASVPVAVVLLLLVLGLEFEPSSGNPEVAALMEMKAVLDPEDRFLSSWTVDGDPCRGDFEGVACNEHGKVANISLQGKGLSGSISPAVAVLKCLSGLYLHYNALTGRIPREIGNLTELTDLYLNVNNLSGSIPVELGNMSSLQVLQLCHNQLSGSIPTQVGHLKKLSIVALQSNLLNGAIPASLGDLTQLLRLDLSFNKLFGSIPVKLARLPQLTVLDVRNNSLSGNVPTGLKSLGERFQYGNNKGLCGVGFASLQVCDLYDPLGPNKPEPFGPESRTKPQQIPESANLNSNCNDSSCSNEERSSKTIVIVVVAILVCGAISGLFACVWYRRRKQKIGSALEVSDSRLSTDQPKEIYRKSASPLISLEYSGGWDPLADGRSGVGFSEEVSQSFRFNLEEVECATQYFSEVNLLGKSSFAATYKGILRDGSIVAVKSINKTSCKTDEAEFLKGLKLLTLLRHDNLVALRGFCCSRGRGECFLVYDHIPNGNLVQYLDLKENPGRVLDWPTRVSIVKGIAKGIHYLHSNRPNKPTIVHQNISAEKILIDQHFIPQLSGSGLHKLFADDVVFSTLKASAAMGYLAPEYTTVGRFTEKSDVYSFGVIIFQILAGKTNVNHLRLGQDSGKLENIVDENLHGDYSRKEAATLAGIALVCTSEVPNQRPTMETVLKQLNMN, from the exons ATGGCGTCGGTTCCTGTCGCCGTCGTTTTGTTGCTTCTCGTCCTGGGCCTCGAGTTCGAGCCCTCGTCGGGGAACCCGGAGGTGGCGGCGCTGATGGAGATGAAGGCGGTCCTGGACCCGGAGGACCGGTTCCTCTCGTCCTGGACCGTTGACGGTGACCCATGTCGTGGCGACTTCGAGGGAGTGGCGTGCAACGAGCACGGCAAAGTGGCGAACATCTCGCTGCAGGGAAAGGGTCTCTCCGGCTCCATCTCCCCGGCGGTGGCGGTGCTCAAGTGCCTCTCAGGCCTCTATCTGCACTACAATGCGTTGACCGGGAGGATTCCGCGCGAAATCGGCAACCTCACTGAGCTCACCGACCTCTACCTCAACGTCAACAATCTCTCTGGGAGCATTCCTGTGGAGCTAGGGAACATGTCGAGCCTGCAGG TGTTGCAGTTATGCCATAACCAGCTAAGTGGTAGTATACCAACCCAAGTAGGGCATCTGAAGAAGCTTAGCATTGTTGCCTTGCAATCCAATCTCTTGAATGGAGCAATCCCTGCAAGCTTAGGCGATTTGACTCAGCTGTTACGATTAGATTTGAGTTTCAATAAGCTGTTTGGCTCCATCCCTGTCAAGCTAGCTCGCCTCCCTCAGTTGACAGTGTTGGATGTTAGAAATAACTCTCTTTCCGGCAATGTACCTACTG GTCTGAAGAGTCTGGGCGAACGATTTCAGTATGGAAACAACAAAGGATTGTGTGGTGTTGGATTTGCTTCACTCCAGGTTTGTGATTTATATGATCCTCTCGGGCCTAACAAGCCGGAACCTTTTGGACCAGAATCGAGAACGAAGCCACAGCAGATTCCTGAGTCTGCAAACTTAAACTCAAACTGCAATGATTCTAGCTGTTCGAATGAAGAAAGATCCTCGAAAACCATTGTGATTGTTGTTGTTGCCATTTTAGTTTGTGGGGCAATCTCAGGGCTCTTTGCCTGTGTCTGGTACCGTCGAAGGAAGCAAAAGATTGGCAGTGCGCTTGAGGTATCGGATAGCCGGCTCAGCACTGATCAGCCAAAGGAAATATATCGCAAGAGTGCCTCCCCACTCATCAGCCTTGAGTATTCGGGTGGATGGGATCCTTTAGCCGATGGCAGAAGTGGTGTTGGCTTCTCAGAGGAGGTGTCGCAGAGCTTCAGGTTCAATCTGGAGGAGGTCGAGTGTGCAACTCAGTACTTTTCGGAGGTTAACTTGCTAGGAAAAAGTAGTTTTGCAGCAACTTACAAGGGCATCTTGCGAGATGGAAGTATAGTTGCTGTTAAGAGCATCAACAAGACGAGCTGCAAAACCGATGAAGCTGAATTCTTGAAAGGTTTGAAGTTGCTCACTCTGTTGCGGCATGACAATCTTGTCGCATTGAGAGGGTTCTGCTGCTCGAGAGGAAGGGGAGAATGTTTCCTAGTGTATGATCACATTCCAAATGGTAACCTAGTTCAGTATCTAGATTTGAAGGAGAATCCAGGAAGAGTTCTCGACTGGCCTACAAGAGTTTCGATCGTCAAAGGCATTGCGAAAG GCATTCATTATCTACACAGCAACAGACCGAACAAGCCCACAATTGTCCATCAAAACATATCGGCAGAAAAAATCCTGATCGATCAGCATTTCATCCCTCAACTCTCTGGTTCTGGTCTGCACAAACTCTTCGCTGATGATGTCGTCTTCTCCACACTCAAAGCTAGTGCTGCCATGGGCTACTTAGCTCCAGAATACACAACTGTTGGACGATTCACAGAAAAGAGTGATGTATATTCGTTTGGAGTCATCATCTTCCAAATCCTTGCTGGAAAAACAAATGTAAACCATTTGCGATTGGGTCAGGATTCTGGCAAGCTTGAAAACATCGTCGATGAGAATCTTCATGGCGACTACTCTAGAAAAGAGGCAGCTACACTTGCTGGAATTGCATTGGTTTGCACAAGCGAGGTACCAAACCAGAGGCCGACTATGGAGACTGTGCTCAAACAGCTGAACATGAATTGA
- the LOC121970849 gene encoding protein TIC 20-I, chloroplastic-like — MITTGKTTTVSLHPNRKAAPSCAKPYSSFKLVHCISLPAIRSPKITSKRSHFLCGRDGDAASEKVPLLAVSDRRRTRNRVISCRASKIPTLFIYPPMTSKPKWWWRSFACTPYLLPLHLMWFHADSAYRLHPLMENWEFLVNPFLDTISLMPNWIMMSLMFAAYYLVVRRKEWPHFLRFHVIMAMLLENGYQALAIACGWLPKTLYRGRLGATFWLAVAVAQLLTVAECMRAALSGKYADVPLASDAAYIHSDLDLF; from the coding sequence ATGATTACAACCGGAAAAACTACCACTGTTTCTCTGCACCCAAACAGAAAAGCTGCCCCTTCCTGTGCGAAACCCTATTCTTCTTTCAAACTTGTCCATTGCATCAGTCTTCCTGCAATTAGATCTCCTAAAATTACGAGCAAACGTAGTCATTTTCTCTGTGGGCGAGATGGCGATGCGGCATCGGAGAAGGTGCCTCTATTGGCCGTAAGTGACAGGAGGAGGACCAGAAACAGAGTGATTTCCTGCAGAGCATCAAAGATTCCTACTCTCTTCATTTATCCTCCCATGACCAGTAAACCCAAATGGTGGTGGAGGTCCTTCGCCTGCACTCCTTATCTCCTCCCTCTCCACTTGATGTGGTTCCACGCCGACTCGGCCTACCGCCTCCACCCTCTCATGGAGAACTGGGAGTTCCTCGTCAACCCCTTCCTCGACACGATCTCGCTGATGCCCAATTGGATCATGATGTCGCTCATGTTCGCGGCGTACTACCTCGTGGTGAGGCGGAAGGAGTGGCCGCACTTCTTGCGGTTTCACGTCATCATGGCCATGCTGCTGGAGAACGGATACCAAGCGCTGGCGATCGCCTGCGGCTGGCTTCCGAAGACTCTCTACCGCGGCAGGCTCGGCGCGACCTTCTGGCTCGCCGTCGCGGTCGCGCAGTTGCTCACGGTGGCGGAATGCATGAGAGCCGCGCTCAGCGGCAAGTACGCAGATGTTCCCTTAGCGTCTGATGCTGCATATATTCATTCCGATCTAGATTTGTTCTAG